The genomic stretch AAGCCGGTATCGCTGCCGGGATCGGGCGTGACGACCGTGGTGCCGTCCGTGCCAGTGAGGGTACCGCTTCCGTCGGTCGTCAGGATGGGCGTGTTGCCTGTGACCGTGCTGCCGGCCGACACGCCCACGCTGGTCGGCGTCTTACGGAAGTCCAGGAAGTCCAGATCCAGCCACGGGATGGTGTAGGACACGTTGCCGACGAGGTTCTGCCCGGCCTGGTTCTGCTGGGCACCGATCCCCACCGAGAACGTGTGCGCCAGACCGAACACGTTGTTGTTGGTATATGCGGCGTCGCCACCGAATCCGCCGGCGAAGGAATCGTAGGTCAGGCCCAGGTTGACCGGGATGCCGGTCGTGGTCTCGCTCAGGCCCAGGACATACGTGACGTTCTCCGGATTCTGGGGATCGCTGCGCACCGTCTCGGTGGTCACCTTCACGAAGCCCAGGCGGGCGATCGAGCCCAGCGAGGCGCGCAGGGTATTCAGGTTGAAGGCGCTGCCGGGCGCCGGGAGTTCGCGCAGGATCACGCGGTCGACGGTGCGGTGCTTGCCCGCCCATTGCAGCTCGTAGCCGACCAGCTTCACCTCGCGGATCGTGTAGGTCAGGACGCCCTGGTCGAACGCGATGGCGTCGCGCGTACTGATCTCGTAGCCCTGCTTGCGGTACAGGTCGCGCAGCGCCAGGAAGTCCTCCTGGGCGAGCTGCGGGGTATAGGTATCGCCGACCTTGGTCTTGATCGCGGCCTGGAGCTGCGCCGTCGGGATCAGGCTGTTGCCACTCACCGCGATGCTCTTGACCGGCCCACTCGCGACATCGGCCGCGCCGAAGAGCACGGTGACCCGCGAGGGATCCTGCGCGTCGGGCTGGAGCGCGAAGCCCACGGGCTTGCCGGTCTGGTTGGCGAGGGTGCGGACATCGGCCTGGAGGCTGGCGAGCGTGACCGGCTTGCCCGTCTGGGTCTGGAGGGTGCCCGTGACCTCGCCCAGATCGCTGGTGTCCACCGCCGCGACCCGGCCCTCGACCACGTTGACCTTCAGGACACCGTCGGTCAGGACGCTGGTGCGGGTGTTCACGCCGCTCTGGAGGTAGCCGGCCTGGTCATACGCCTGCTGGAGCTGGTTCACTGCCGCGTAGTACGCGTCGGGCGTGAACTTCTTGGCGTCGTAGAGCGGCTTGAAGATCGCGGTGACGGTCGCGGCCGGGAGCTGCGTCACGCCGGCCACCTCGACCCGCTTGATCGGCGCGGTCTCGTCGACCACGAAGCTGACCGTGGCGGTGCCGTCGGCGGCGGTCTTGACATCCGTGCTGATGCTCGGCGCGAAGGGATACCCCTCGGCCGAGTAGTTGGTGGCGAGCGCTTCCCTGGCCTGATCGAGGCGCTGGGTGTTCAGGGTCGCGCCGGGCGCGATGTTCAGCAGTTCACCGATGGATTTCTTGAAGCCGTCGGCCGGCAGGAAGGTCAGCCCGGTGGCGTCCACCGCCCCGATGGTGGGGTTGGGCGTGACCGTGATCTGGAGGGTATCCCGGCCGTTGACGGTGCGGAGTTCGGCCACCGCCGTCTTGAAATAGCCGCTGGCGATGACTTCCTGTTCCACCTGCCGCAGGTTGACGCTGGAGAGGGGCGCACCGGGTTGGATGGTCAGGGTGGCGCTCAGGAAATTGGCCAGCAGTTCACTGGTGCCGACGACCGTGACATCCTGCACGGTGCCGGCCGTCTGGGCGACGGCAGGCGCAGCGAGGAGGACGGTGACGGCAAGCGTGAGGGGGTGTCGCATGATTCTCCTAGTGTCGCGCACTGGCCTGAAGTCGCCCCGCAGCGCCGCCACACTCTAGTGCGCTGGGGGGCCGGGCACGGCGCGGCCTGCTCCCACACTTGCGGCTCGGATGCTGAGAAGGGTGAAGATGCGCTCCGGAGGAACGGCGTGCAGACGCCGGCCACGATGGACTTGAGCTGGCCGCCCGCGTGCGGGACAATCATCGAGATGAGCGGCTCCCATTCCCTGACACCCCTGCACCGGCCCGGGCCCGACCGGTGAGCGTGCCCCAGGTGCTCGCGGGCCTGCGCGCCGCGGAGCGTGATGCCGGCCGACCCGCCGGAAGCGCCCGACTGGTCGCGGTGACCAAGGGCCATACCCTGGACGAGATCGGCGCCCAGATTCTGCCCCACGGCCCGTTCCCGCTGGGCGAGAGCCGGGGTCAGGAGCTGCGCGACAAGTCCACGCAGCGCCCCGAGCTCGAGTGGCATTTCATCGGGCCACTGCAGCGCAACAAGATCAAGTACCTCGGCCGGGTCGCCCTGATCCACACCATCGAGGCGGTGTGGCAGGCCGAGGCCATCGCGCAGGCGGCCCAGGGCTGGGGCCACGCCCCGGACGTGCTGATCCAGCTCCACAACGGCGAGGTCCAGAAGCACGGCGTCCCTCCCCACGATCTGCCCGCCACGCTCGCCGCGGTTCAGGCCACCGGCCTGCAGGTGCGCGGCGTGATGGTCATCGCGCCCGATGAGCGGGCCGGCGCGGATCCGGCGGGTATCCTGCGGGTGTTCCAGGAGACGGCCGCCCGAGCGCACGACCTGGGCCTGCCGGAACTCAGCATGGGCATGAGCGCCGACTACCCCCTCGCCGTGCAGGCCGGTGCCACCCTGATCCGGGTGGGAAGGAGTCTGTTCACGTGAAATCCACGCCGCTCGACATCCGCCACCAGGAGTTTCCACAGCGGCTGTCCGGGTACGACCGGCACAGCGTCCGCGCCTTCCTGAACGACCTCGCCGAGGATTTCGAGGTGCTGTTGCAGCGCCAGCAGGAGCAGCAGGACTACCTCACGGATCTCGAGAAGCAGCTCGACGAGCGCAAGCAGCACGAGGACGAGATCCGGCGTGCCGTGGTCTCGGCCGAGCGGATCGCCCATGAGCTGCGTGAAAACGCCGCGCGCGAGAGTGAACTGCTGGTGGCCCAGGCCACCACGCAGCGCGAGGGCGTGCTGCGCGACGCCCACAGCCGCGCGGCCGAACTGGAGTCCCGGCACCAGGCCCGCACGGCCGCGCTGGAGGCGGTGTTCCGCGCCCGCTTCGCGGAACTCGAGCGGCAGCTGCATGACCTGACGCTGGAGCGCGACCGGATGCAGGCGCAGCGCCTGATGGAACTGGAACGGGAATTCACCGAGCGCCACTCGGAACTCACGGCGCGGCTGTCCGGTGTCCGGGGGGAGTACGCGCACTTCCT from Deinococcus sp. AB2017081 encodes the following:
- a CDS encoding YggS family pyridoxal phosphate enzyme, which produces MSVPQVLAGLRAAERDAGRPAGSARLVAVTKGHTLDEIGAQILPHGPFPLGESRGQELRDKSTQRPELEWHFIGPLQRNKIKYLGRVALIHTIEAVWQAEAIAQAAQGWGHAPDVLIQLHNGEVQKHGVPPHDLPATLAAVQATGLQVRGVMVIAPDERAGADPAGILRVFQETAARAHDLGLPELSMGMSADYPLAVQAGATLIRVGRSLFT
- a CDS encoding DivIVA domain-containing protein, which codes for MKSTPLDIRHQEFPQRLSGYDRHSVRAFLNDLAEDFEVLLQRQQEQQDYLTDLEKQLDERKQHEDEIRRAVVSAERIAHELRENAARESELLVAQATTQREGVLRDAHSRAAELESRHQARTAALEAVFRARFAELERQLHDLTLERDRMQAQRLMELEREFTERHSELTARLSGVRGEYAHFLSAYRSLMSSFNEMSALHQLPADTALGAPRLPVHELMPPPQMPAAGEVLPTDGVPVVSAAQDDSAGSHDPLRARETQQGA
- a CDS encoding BamA/OMP85 family outer membrane protein, with the protein product MRHPLTLAVTVLLAAPAVAQTAGTVQDVTVVGTSELLANFLSATLTIQPGAPLSSVNLRQVEQEVIASGYFKTAVAELRTVNGRDTLQITVTPNPTIGAVDATGLTFLPADGFKKSIGELLNIAPGATLNTQRLDQAREALATNYSAEGYPFAPSISTDVKTAADGTATVSFVVDETAPIKRVEVAGVTQLPAATVTAIFKPLYDAKKFTPDAYYAAVNQLQQAYDQAGYLQSGVNTRTSVLTDGVLKVNVVEGRVAAVDTSDLGEVTGTLQTQTGKPVTLASLQADVRTLANQTGKPVGFALQPDAQDPSRVTVLFGAADVASGPVKSIAVSGNSLIPTAQLQAAIKTKVGDTYTPQLAQEDFLALRDLYRKQGYEISTRDAIAFDQGVLTYTIREVKLVGYELQWAGKHRTVDRVILRELPAPGSAFNLNTLRASLGSIARLGFVKVTTETVRSDPQNPENVTYVLGLSETTTGIPVNLGLTYDSFAGGFGGDAAYTNNNVFGLAHTFSVGIGAQQNQAGQNLVGNVSYTIPWLDLDFLDFRKTPTSVGVSAGSTVTGNTPILTTDGSGTLTGTDGTTVVTPDPGSDTGFDYTTRTTSFSVTAGRSLTQNLRANLGVGVSYRTYYIEALEADSTTAVDGANAKVKVKSTDVAGTVSETEVLVTPAYATPLIPDASVTTRLSGSLTYDSTDNPEFPGRGLRGGLAAGYNIGRQGDTPLSWADAQVGVSTYYGFGRTLEKELNVQTKQQVFAVRVNAGTILGAGTAPAGTGYSIGGGSSNTAFQLRGLDNAQLFGTNYVTSSAEYRYDFGLKSGIAQGLYGVLFADAGTAWSDTTAATLNYGFGAGVQLNLGIGGTLLPSLRFDYGYSPQNGSGKFSFRLGNFW